The Oryzias melastigma strain HK-1 linkage group LG3, ASM292280v2, whole genome shotgun sequence genome contains a region encoding:
- the LOC112160307 gene encoding gap junction beta-5 protein gives MNWSGLESLLSGVNKYSTAFGRIWLSMVFVFRVLVFVVAAQRVWGDESKDFVCNTKQPGCTNVCYDNIFPISHIRLWALQLIFVTCPSLMVMAHVKFREGKNKKYVEQHNGSHLYANPGKKRGGLWWTYLLSLVFKAGFDAAFLYILFRIYHGYDLPKLSKCSLDPCPNTVDCFISRPTEKKIFMLFMVVSSALCILMCILEMVYLVCKRIIKLAKVRHENDRIMFAESHQLKTLSPPRSQFHADPTLADSKMSLSRREKTQREHKTTFL, from the exons ATGAACTGGTCTGGACTGGAGAGCCTGCTGAGTGGAGTTAACAAATACTCCACCGCGTTCGGGAGGATCTGGCTGTCCATGGTGTTCGTGTTCCGCGTCCTGGTGTTTGTGGTGGCCGCTCAGAGGGTGTGGGGAGACGAGAGCAAGGACTTTGTGTGTAATACCAAACAG CCTGGCTGCACCAACGTCTGCTATGACAACATCTTCCCCATCTCCCACATCCGTCTGTGGGCGCTCCAGCTGATCTTCGTCACCTGTCCTTCTCTGATGGTGATGGCCCACGTCAAATTCCGCGAAGGCAAGAACAAGAAGTACGTGGAGCAGCACAATGGCTCCCACCTGTACGCCAACCCAGGCAAGAAGCGAGGAGGCCTGTGGTGGACGTATCTGCTGAGTTTGGTCTTCAAAGCTGGATTTGACGCCGCGTTTCTCTACATTCTGTTCCGGATCTACCACGGATACGACTTACCCAA gttgtcAAAGTGTTCTCTGGATCCCTGCCCCAACACAGTGGACTGCTTCATCAGCCGCCCCACGGAGAAGAAGATTTTCATGCTGTTCATGGTGGTGTCCAGCGCCCTCTGCATCCTCATGTGCATCCTGGAGATGGTTTACCTCGTCTGCAAGCGCATCATCAAACTGGCAAAGGTCCGGCACGAGAACGACAGGATCATGTTTGCAGAGAGTCACCAGCTCAAGACCCTCTCCCCGCCCAGATCCCAGTTTCATGCCGACCCGACGCTGGCGGACAGCAAGATGAGTCTAAGCAGGAGGGAAAAGACTCAGAGAGAGCACAAGACCACATTTCTATAG